CCACCATTCTGATTGTATGTTAATCAAATGTGTAATTTTTGGTTTACGGTGCATTTAGACTCATGCATAAGTTAGACCGTTTAATCTAAATTACTTACATATTCCGCTTATGCAATCTCTGAGTAACTTAAAGATACATGTGTATTATCTGTCATACTCTGCAGAGTATATTTTTCTCTAAAGATATTGCACCTTTGTATGGGACCCGCATAGCAGTGTTGGCCGCCATCCAGAAGATAACGTAACGTAAtaaacaaaaacatgaaaaaggaaaagaacagCACTTCCATCTAGAAGATGATAAtatgtaataataaaaaaaattaaaaaaacaaaaaagaagaaaagaacaataAATCCTTCTAGAAGATGACATTTTGTAATAAACAAAAAgccaaaaaccaaaaaagaaaaaagaaaaaaagaggagttATTTGATTGATACTCAGGCTGCGGATGTTTCATGCACAAGCACTCAGAAATTACCCATGTAGCATATATTAAGTGAATAAAACTACTCGATTGCGCATCCCACCGTCTCTAATTCATAATCCCAAGATCAGGTCGGCTGAGTAAACCTAATATCTTATTCGTGCATACTTACTTGTAGAAACAAGATCGGTGGATATTTTTTATACATCTCCATGGATCTGATAGTCAGATGATAGGAAAAAATAATATTCTtagttttggttcatgatacatctacactGGATATcataatttgaatggtttaatttagcaaagtttttcaaaaaagaggggaaaaaaaaaaacagttccaTAAAAAAACATTTTATTTAATAAACATAAAATGGctaatttattaattatatagagaggagttttgatgagtTTCAAACTCTTCTGCCCCCTACATTATAAAATAGGGCTGCGTCCCCAATCTAACACCACCAATAAAAGTTACAGCTCCAACACAAATTCTGTAAAGGGCGTTAGGAGAGGAAAACTCCAACAATTTATATTAGCAATGACGTCCTAACCAGGTACGCCCTATAGCCCTTTGACCTCCGTATCTGATGCACAGCTCTATCTATGCTATTCCACGCTAAGAAAATTAACAAAGAGTAACCGGTTATACACCACCAGCATTTCCAAGGTCAAACATATGATGGGACAGTAGCGTAAGTTTTGATGCCATGATATCAGCTATATACGTCTGCTGGCTAAGTCTTAGGTAGTTAGATGGATGCCGTTCACCAAACCTTAATAAACAAACCATACACTATGAGCTAAAGGACAATTAGTGTCCTTTCCCTCCCATTTAAATTCAAATGCATTGATTTTTCTAAAAGATGTCATGTCTTAttgttatgtattttatctacaccttcCATTGATTTTTCTATGACATGACATCTTATAAAAAACAGCATCAATGTATGGCCgggaagataaaatacatacatcaaggataaaattattaatttttatatAAGAAGTGTATAACATGACATCTTATAGAAAAAATACATAACAAACCTTAATAAACAAACCATACACTATGAGCTAAAGGACAATTAGTGTCCTTTCCCTCCCATTTAAATTCAAATGCATTGATTTTTCTAAAAGATGTCATGTCTTAttgttatgtattttatctacaccttcCATTGATTTTTCTATGACATGACATCTTATAAAAAACAGCATCAATGGATGGCCgggaagataaaatacatacatcaaggataaaattattaatttttatatAAGAAGTGTATAACATGACATcttatagaaaaaataaatggatggacggtgcagatatcatacatacatcatgatggccctacGGAGCTTTTCAAGCAGCACATACCAAAGTCCATGATGTGTGCTACACTAGGCGATCCAAGTCCGGTCACAGATGTAATAAGTGGATCAACAATATTTTCATACGATTTAATTAATGACATGGTCCACTTTTTTAGCGGACAAGATATTCTACAGATTTAACGCTAACTGGATTGTCGTGAGTGAAAGAAATGATTGTATGCGAGAGTAACATACAGCCGTTTGATGGATCCGATgatttcgatctcttcttttcgGCCGTAAAAAGAagcataggtggaccacaccacaaaaagcagaagggattgaatgcctacaattgaaaacttcggGGGGaccacacaagttttgaatcaagcttatatttgaattaagaaagtttcaacggtagatgtcattgtccccactacttttagtggtgtggtccacttaagctttagatttgcctcatttttgggtcatgcctaaaatgatataaaaaaatgaatggatggtgtggatataatacatacatcatagtgggcccacataacttggtgacgtcaacacaccaccgaggttGGTGGGGGTGTAGCACACCGCACAAGCTGCTTCTGAATGTATAGTGTGCAGGTACTGCGTCAACTGGGACAGTTCGTTTAATGGGTCTTGCGGATGATAAATGATTCTCTATCATCACGATTATCGAtgaatcctagccattgaattgatggctatcaaatggatggttaaaatatcATCTCCTCACTGTAGTTTTGGGTATTCTGAATTGCCTGTTGGGTcagtaatttggacggtttggattctcATAGCACTACCATGTAATGTTTGAGAATAGGTACACTAGGAACACAAGTTTTTGGAAACCATGCCTCTGGTCACACGCTGGCTATATCTGTGAAGAATCCGGATCCTATACTTAACACAAAcataaatttcatgttttcctgcattatgattggtccacgtcattgtTAACATGGTCAGTATTGTGATGATGTGACCCCGTCATATtgtaacaatttttttttctatgtgACAAGTAGAGGATCCCGGTTCATATGTAAATATGCAATCTATTTTAAAAGGATGTTGTACCCTCATTTGACTTAtttggattttattattatttatttttttacatgcttcattatatgaaaaatagaaaaaaatggcggatttcgagacggttttagaccgtctctaaaattttgatttagccattcaatatcaaaattttctaaccaaTCATTTTTTTCTATAAGTAATTTATTCTATCTCAGCTCTCCACATTACCTGCAAAAGGCATGCGTCAAGATTATTTGAGCTGTCAAATCATTGTAATTTTTGGCATACATGCCTACCTTCTATCTAGGAGTCCACCGGATCAATTGGCCATTGATCATGACATTTGCAGGTGCACTTCAGGTGACCACAATTCATGTAATATCTATAGAGAATGTCATGGCATAAAATAATTTCTTGTGAACCCAGCCAACAACTGTTCTGAAATATTTCACTTCAACTACTCACATCAATGGCTATCCAGTTAGTCTTAGCTTCTTACCTTGTTTGGTTGTGGCGTCACCAAAAACATGGATAGTTCAAATCATCTGATCATCTTTGCATGTGGACCAAAGTGGAcctatacacacacgcacgcgcgcgcacatacacacacatatatatgggaaaaggtactatgcgctcgacctcacgataagctcccgtgaggttgagctgtgtgggccccaccatgatgtgtgtcgaccatcaacaccgtgcatttgatgggtcccctctaaattatgggatatcccaaaaatcagccgtatacggaactcaggtgggccataccatctaaaatcatgttaagacaccgttaaaacatataaaatcacttggtggggcccacctgagttttgaatgctgttgaaacttggtcagaaccctcatccaagtgggacacacataatggatgggctggatttgcaaaccacatctctgtgggccaaAAAAATCGGGCTTCTGGTTTAAGCCCGAGCCCAACCATTGGACCTGATATACCACCCCAAATCCGGCCCAATATGAGCTAAGCCCGAAGGTCCGTCGAAATTACCCGGCCCATTGACCGCCCTAATCAGCATTGCTAAGATACCAGCCATGGGCCATAAagttcatgtacatgccacatatATGCTAACATGGTACCTTAGGTATGAAGATTTTTCTCAACCCATCAACATGATGCGTTTTAATACTGAGGCCCACATGCTAATAGCTGATTTTCTTTTTGGGAAAACAGGTAGAAGGTGGACTAACCTAATgaaagatgaatggattggatctctcacATAGGTGCCATGCAGGCACATGTGTGCATAGCTAAGCTCTTTTAGTACGGTTCTACCGGATGCGGATTGCCTGGTGATCGTTGCCAGTAGCGAGTACTGTATAATGgtctgtgggcctcaacatcatatatgtattttctgtccatctacttttacagatcattttaggagatgggaCAAAAACACAAGGCAGATGAGAATCTCAAGTGAATCAGACCACAATAAAACATTGATAGGATtgaacgtccgccattaaaaaattcctaaggcccatggtaatatttattttccatccaacctgtttatcatAAAGACctatatgaagtgaaaacaaaaatataagctccATCCAAAAAAATTTAGctgaaaaaagtttttaatggtgggcgttcaatcaccactcgttcatgtggtgtggtctatataagatttggatcttcttcaatttttggatgatgccataaaacgatctgtaaaaatggatagacagaatggataaaacaaatacatcatagttcATAGCGGGGCTCACGTAGCACCCTCACTGATACTTAACattggcaatccgcgtccggttacCTCGGCTTCTCAAAGCTGAAAAAACGATAATTGTGAGGAATTCTCGGGTTAAAATATCTTGAAATAAACCAGAGCAGGACCGGAACAGCTGGCAGACAGGGTTTTCCTATTTAACTCTTAAGtacgagtgcggatcctctgcctctaGGAGGCAGGaattccggaagcggattgcgtactgagttactcagtacggtaagcgtactgagtaaactccgtgggcccctgtgtcattcatgcactttatccactccttccatctccTTTAACACATAGTTTTAGGGCTTTTtaccaaaaatggagtatatccaatcctcaaattgaccacaccaccggaaactgcatgaattgaacatctgccattgaaaatttcttggggacaacagaggtttcagatcaggctgatatttgtgttttcccttcatccatttccttctgatcttatgaacaggttggatgacaaataaacatcactaggggccttagaaatttttcaacggttgaaatcaatacttccactttttccagtggtatggccgacttgagatttgtatatgcatcaattttggtttgaacccataaaatgatctggaaaaacgaatggacggcgtggataaatcacatgcattcgcggtgggcccaactgagtttactcagtacgataagagcgtactgagtaactcagtacacaatcctatTTCAGGAATTCCccgcctccagcgttttcattggtcaacgtcactgtaagtgccacctcatcaaaattttaaaatatattagaaaaggtgcatttaataaaaactataacggagacgttaaacgaAAGCAgcttgcgtgctgagtaactcagtacggtaagctaAATGAGTAAAGTCTGTAGAGCCCACTGTCAttgtcattcgtgcattgtatcaactccatcaatctcttttatcatctaattttagggttttacaacaaaaattaatcatatccaaagatcaagtggaccacaccacctgaaatagtgtgaattgaattctacagctgaaaagtttttggggcccatggaagttttatatcaagatgatatttgttttttccattcatccatgtctttgtgatcgtatgaacagtttggatgaaaaataaaaatcattgggcACTTAGAAACACTtacaatggtgaaaatcaatacttccacggtttcctttggtatggtctacttgagcttttgatatactatagttttgggctcaactcctaaaatgatctgaaaattcggatggacggcgtggataaaccccatgaattcacagtgggccaaatagagtttactcagtacaataagactcagtatgcaatctgatttCATGTTAGACatagatttcctgccaaagccttttgcagtaagatcatGCGTAAGGATTCCGGATAAGACCACTGCGACAtttgtgataaattcaacccgttcatccatttttagatatcattttagaacatcataccaaaactaatgaatatacaaaactcaaattggctacacgagaggaaacagtggggatttagtgtccaccgttgaaatatttatatggtcacaaaagttttgcatcagtctaatattctggtattttcacttcatcctagtaaaaatgactttataaatagtttggatggcatataaacatcaagaggcccaggaaggtttcaacggtaggaatttctttctccactgtttcatcttgtagggcccagttgagtttttaatcattctaatttttggttacatgtcttaaaatgagctctaaaaatgaactaatggattgaaattcttataaacatcacggtggaccccaccatacatcccagcgctggaacatgcaaaaggctttccccagtGAATTTGTGTCcatggtttccattggaaacgtattggctactcccctaccacttGGTGCTAtgtgaacccaccatgatgtatgtgtttcatccatgtcgtccatctatttttttagatcatttatggtctgagaccaaaaatgaggtataacccaatctcaagtggaccacattacatgaaacagtgttgaatgaacgttgaccattaaaaaaattttggggaccataaaagttttggatcaagctgatctttgatttttcccttcacctgagTCTTTATAACCagaccaatagattggatgtcaaataaacagtacggtgggtcttaggaggactttaacgatggatatccaatcaccattgttttcctatggtgtggtccatatgagatttatttccctctcaattttgggatcaacccctaaaattataaataaaaatagattaacggaatgaatgaaacacatatatcatgatggggaagtgatgtcacccatttatatgggtcccactatgatgtatgttttgtattcacaccgttcatccatttggagagatcattttagggcatgagctaaagaatgaatcggatccaaaactcgagtagaccccaccatagaaaacagtgaagaAGTCATGCCCatcatttattacgactgaatccaatccaaacttcgtcactttgtctactaaaccccgtcactttgtattgcaaccccatcactttgtctactgaaccccgtcactttgtattgcaacctcgtcactttgtctagtgaacttcgttactttgtactgcaacccatTCATTTTATCTACTGAActtcatcactttgtactgcaaccccgtcactttgtgaacttcatcactttgtattgcaaccccgtcactttgtctactgaactccatcactttgtactgcaacatcatcactttgtctaatgtaccccgtcactttatgctacaacctcgtcaatttgtctattgtaccccgtcaCTGTGTGCTGCAATCTtgttactttgtctagtgaaccctgtcactttgtactgcaacctcgtcactttgtctactgaaccccgtcactttgtaatgtaacctcgtcactttgtctattgtaccccatcactttgtactacaacctggtcactttgtctactgaaccccgtcactttgtactacaacctcgtcactttgtctagtaaacctCGTTACTTTGTACTACAACTTCGTCGCTTTGTCTagtaaaccccgtcactttgtactacaatcccattactttgtctagtgaacttcgtcactttgtctagtgaaccccataactttgtactgcaaccctgtcactttgtctactgaaccccatcactttgtactgcaacatcgtcactttgtctactgtactcgtcactttgtttactgaaccccattactttgtactgcaacatcgtcactttgtctactgtacccagtcactttgtactgcaacttcgtcactttgtttaccttacctcgtcactttgtgaagtaccccgtcactttgtaatggggttttactagacaaagtgatggggttaagtagggttactggacaaagtgatggggtacagtacacaaagtgactgggtacagtagacaaagtgacaatgttgcaatacaaagtgactgggtacagtagacaaagtgacgatgttgcagtacaaagtgacggggttgcagtacaaagtgacagggttcactaaacaaagtgacgaggttcaatagacaaagtgacggggttgcagtataaagtgacggggtacagtagacaaagtgacgaggttgcagtataaAGTAATAGGGTTCAGAAGATAAAgtaacgaggttgcagtacaaagtgacggggttcactagacaaagtgatgagattgcagcacaaagtgacggggtacagtagacaaagtgacgaggttgtagcataaagtgacggggtacaatagacaaagtgacgatgttacagtacaaagtgacggagttcagtagacaaagtgacgaggttgcagtacaaagtgacggggtttactagacaaaatgacgaggttgcagtacaaagtgacagagtTCAGTAGACAACGTGACGAGGTTGCAGttcaaagtgacggagttcagtgacaaagtgacgaggtttggattggattcagtcgtaataaatggtgggtgtgactctctccactgttttctatggtggggtccactagaattttggatttgatttattctttggctcatgccctaaaatgatctctccaaatggatggacaatgtggatacaaaacatacatcatagtggaacccatataaatgggtgacatcacttccccaccatgatatatgtgtttcatccattccgttaatctatttttacatataattttaggggttgatcccaaaaatgagagggatataaatctcatatggaccacaccacaggaaaacaatggtgattggatatccatcattaaagtcctcctaaggcccactgtattaattatttgacgtccaatctattggtttggtcataaagacccaagtgaaggaaaaatcaaagatcagcttgatccaaaacttttatggtccctaaaaagtttttaatggtcaacatttattcaacattgtttcatgtaatgtggtccacttgagattgggttatacctcatttttggtctcagaccataaaatgatctagaaaaatagatggacggcatggatgaaacacatacatcatggtgggcccacgagcaccaagtggcaggggagtagccaaatacgtttccaatggaaaccgtgtaCGCGAATTCACTGgaggaaagccttttgcatgaagttccaacgctggatgtatggtggggtccaccgtgatgtttataagaattccaatccattcatccatttttagagctcattttaagacatgtaaacaaaaattaggatgatcaaaaactcaactgggccatacaagatgaaacagtggagaaagaaattcctaccattgaaaccttcctgggcctcttgatgtttatatgccatccaaactgtttaaaaggtcatttttactaggatgaagtgaaaataccaaaatattagactgatgcaaaacttttgtggccatataaatatttcaacggtggacactaaatccccactgtttcctctcgtgtggcccatttgagttttgtatattcattagttttggtatgatgtcctaaaatgatatctaaaaatggatgaacggattagatttatcacaaacgtcgcaATAGGCCCATCTAGAATCATTacgcaggatcttactgcaaaaggctttggcaggaaatataCGTCTAaaacgtgaaatcggattgcgtactgagtcctgagtaaactctattgggcccattatgaattcatgtggtttatccacgccgtccattcatattttcagatcattttaggagttgagcccaaaactaaagtatatcaaaagctcaagtagaccataccaaaggaaacagtggaagtactgattttcaccattaaagtgTTTCTAAGCCaccaattatttttatttttcatccaaactgttcataagatcacaaagacacagatgaatggaaaaaacaaatatcatcttgatataaaacttccgtgggccccaaaaacttttcaacagtagaattcaatccccaaaaacttttcaaccgtagaattcaattcacacagtttcaggtggtgtggtccacttgatctttggatatgattaatttttgtggtaaaatcctaaaattagatgatagaagagatggatggagttgatataaTGCAGGAATGACAATAACAgcgggctccacagactttactcattaTGTTTACCGTACTGAGGTACTCAGTGCGCAAACCGCTTcagtttaacgtctccgttacggttcttattaaatgtattttttaatatatttaaaaaattaatgacgtggcacttacaatgacgttgaccaatgaaaacgctggaggcagggagttcctgcctccgggaggcagaggatccgcactctttaAGTACGGTACACCAACGGGAGAGGAGGAAGTAAGAAATGGAGAATGTTAAGAGAGAAGAGCTAGTGGGCCAAGCAATTGCGTGGAACCATTCATTGGGAGCCATTGATTCCTTCGTCCTCAAATGTGCGGTCGAAACCGGAATACCTGAGCTGATCCACGGCCATGGGCGGCCCATAACACTATCTCAACTCGGTGCCTCACTTCCTACTCCTTGCACCAACCTCGACGTCCTCCGTCGGATCATGCGCTACTTGGTACACATGCAGCTCTTCACCGTCCAAAATGAAGGGTCCGATGAGAGGGAGGAATCATACGGGTCAACCTCGGCCACCAAATTCATCCTCATCAACGAGGAGAAGAGCATAGTACCGTTGTTCAAACTCCAGATGCACGAGAAATGCTTAGCTGCATGGCATACATTAGGATCTTGTATGCAAGGGAAGGCCGGTATGTCTGCCTTCGAGAGAATGTATGGAGAGAGCCTGTGGGCCTATGCTTCTAAGCATCCAGATCTCAACGGCATCTTCAATAACGCAATGGCTGGTGGGGCCCGATCAGTGGTGCCAGCCATGATCGACGGCTATGGAGATGTGTTCCAAGGGTTAACGTCTTTGGTGGACATAGGAGGCGGCATTGGCACGAACCTACAGT
This region of Magnolia sinica isolate HGM2019 chromosome 1, MsV1, whole genome shotgun sequence genomic DNA includes:
- the LOC131249944 gene encoding (RS)-norcoclaurine 6-O-methyltransferase-like, producing the protein MENVKREELVGQAIAWNHSLGAIDSFVLKCAVETGIPELIHGHGRPITLSQLGASLPTPCTNLDVLRRIMRYLVHMQLFTVQNEGSDEREESYGSTSATKFILINEEKSIVPLFKLQMHEKCLAAWHTLGSCMQGKAGMSAFERMYGESLWAYASKHPDLNGIFNNAMAGGARSVVPAMIDGYGDVFQGLTSLVDIGGGIGTNLQSIAKAFPHIKCTVLDLPHVVETAPSCPEVEFVAGNMFSFIPKADAVMLMWVLHNWGDEDCVKILKICKDAIDAKSGKVIIVDIIIGVDDPQELEHVRLATDMIMLAKTGGKERNEKEWRRLLSDAGFNQCKITPIKALESVIEART